A genomic segment from Hypomesus transpacificus isolate Combined female chromosome 13, fHypTra1, whole genome shotgun sequence encodes:
- the sh3bp1 gene encoding SH3 domain-binding protein 1 translates to MLKQSFNILKHLGSVGKSQDATDLLHEDLVMVEQRVEPAKKAAQLLYKKLQCCLQSQQGLDMERRMKKLPLMLLSISMAESVKDFDGDSSFRKVLEMCCFIEQNLAQLLADFEIKLEKEVLEPLNKLSEEELPEILKNKKQFAKLTTDWQNARNRSQASTGPQARQDGLKEEVDEAWRKLENIKDQYSADLYHFNTKEDDYANYFLRLLELQAEHHKCSHEFLERTITELKEDHSRKEPQMSMSKGKVFGEPLLSHLSVSGREIAVPIQECVHMLLHSAMREEGLFRLTAAASVVKRLKSNLDRGMVDHTEFNTEPHAVAGALKSYLRELPEPLMTSDLYNDWFEAAGEKELNQKLEQLRLVLKKLPPENYNNLRYLIQFLSLLSEQQAVNKMTPSNIAIVLGPNLLWPRAEGEMDLLDMASASSVQVVMVIEPLIQYSSSLFSEGVDFEVPDLSENPDTSPSIPQPLESRKDMISRTTSSSSTASSSSSCHIPLNKSHSLVSQDMLFIIKSSGSVGRKTSTWESPSSETPGPTPSSPPLIENTSPALTPTQVFDPSPVFSPTWFPKSFQLSSGSAVPGPDPVPVIKPTQKQSSEPGQLEPISEGHLVDGATRLHPPGSPKALLKIGSPFKPRRSFIQSKPPIHGKEHIVVAFSANSKPKAPLPTKTQTPTSPAPQKAPPPSQPHPPLKPQGVLLKKATIKRPGVRPPSVPPPLPPLVDSQQ, encoded by the exons ATGCTGAAACAATCTTTCAACATCCTAAAGCACTTGGGATCTGTGGGGAA GTCCCAGGATGCTACTGATCTTCTCCATGAGGACCTGGTCATG GTGGAGCAACGGGTGGAGCCAGCCAAGAAGGCAGCACAGCTGCTGTACAAAAAGCTACAGTGTTGCCTTCAGAGCCAGCAGGGGCTTGATATGGAGAGACGCATG AAAAAACTTCCTCTCATGTTGCTCTCTATTTCCATGGCTGAAAGCGTTAAAGACTTTGATGGGGATTCCTCTTTTAG GAAGGTGCTGGAGATGTGCTGCTTCATTGAACAGAATCTAGCCCAATTGTTGGCAGACTTTGAGATTAAACTGGAGAAAGAGGTTCTGGAGCCCCTCAATAAACTCAGTGAG GAAGAGCTACCGGAGATTCTGAAGAACAAGAAGCAGTTTGCTAAATTGACCACAGATTGGCAAAATGCACGTAACAG gtcccAAGCCAGTACAGGCCCCCAGGCCAGGCAGGATGGGCTAAAAGAGGAGGTGGACGAGGCCTGGAGGAAACTAGAGAACATCAAG GACCAGTACTCTGCAGATCTTTATCACTTTAATACTAAGGAGGATGACTATGCCAACTACTTCCTTCGA CTGTTGGAGCTACAGGCAGAGCACCACAAGTGCTCTCATGAGTTCTTAGAGCGCACCATCACAGAGTTGAAGGAAGACCACAGTCGGAAGG AGCCCCAAATGAGCATGTCTAAAGGGAAGGTTTTTGGagagcctctcctctctcacttgtCTGTGAGCGGTAGAGAGATTGCTGTGCCCATCCAAGAGTGTGTCCATATGCTGCTGCACTCTGCTATGAGAGAAGAG GGGTTGTTCCGGCTGACGGCAGCAGCCTCTGTGGTTAAGAGACTGAAGAGCAATCTGGATCGAGGAATGGTGGACCACACAGAGTTCAACACAGAACCTCATGCTGTTGCAG GAGCTTTGAAGAGCTACCTCAGAGAACTACCCGAACCCCTGATGACATCTGATCTGTACAATGATTGGTTTGAAGCTGCAGG agagaaggagctgaACCAAAAGCTGGAGCAATTGAGACTGGTGCTGAAGAAGCTCCCACCAGAGAACTACAACAACCTCAG gtACCTCATCcagttcctgtctctcctctctgagcaGCAGGCTGTCAACAAGATGACCCCCAGTAACATCGCCATTGTGCTGGGGCCCAACCTGCTGTGGCCGCGCGCTGAGGG GGAGATGGATCTGTTGGATATGGCGTCGGCCTCATCTGTTCAGGTTGTCATGGTTATAGAGCCTCTCATCCAGTACTCCAGTAGCCTCTTTTCAGAAG GGGTGGACTTTGAGGTCCCAGACCTCTCAGAGAATCCAGATACGAGCCCATCAATTCCTCAGCCTCTGGAATCCAGGAAAGACATGATTTCCAGAACCACATCTTCATCCTCtactgcctcctcctcttcctcctgtcatATCCCTTTGAATAAATCACACAG CTTAGTGTCCCAGGACATGCTGTTTATCATCAAGTCTTCTGGTTCCGTGGGTCGTAAAACCAGTACATGGGAGAGCCCTAGCTCTGAAACTCCTGGTCCAACTCCATCCTCACCGCCCCTGATAGAGAACACATCCCCAGCTCTTACCCCTACTCAGGTCTTCGACCCTTCCCCTGTCTTTAGCCCAACATGGTTTCCAAAATCATTCCAGTTGTCCAGTGGATCAGCAGTTCCAGGTCCAGACCCAGTACCAGTCATCAAACCAACCCAGAAGCAGAGTTCAGAACCTGGTCAGCTGGAACCCATCTCCGAGGGTCACCTCGTAGATGGTGCCACCAGGCTCCATCCACCAGGCTCCCCTAAAGCTTTGCTGAAAATTGGCTCACCTTTTAAAC CGAGGAGATCCTTCATTCAGAGCAAGCCACCAATCCATGGGAAGGAGCACATAGTGGTGGCTTTTTCAGCCAATTCCAAACCGAAAGCTCCGCTGCCCACAAAGACCCAGACCCCGACATCTCCAGCACCTCAGAAAGCCCCACCCCCGTCCCAGCCACATCCCCCACTCAAGCCCCAGGGCGTGCTCCTGAAGAAGGCCACAATCAAAAGGCCCGGGGTCAGACCTccatctgtccctcctcctTTGCCTCCCCTGGTGGATAGCCAGCAGTAA
- the cdc42ep1a gene encoding cdc42 effector protein 1 — MNLGGKLSGLKGLVSQSQGKRRFKGDLTLDMISPPLGDFRHTMHVGRGGDVFGDTSFLSNHGGTANGNGDTDSMTSPDNKIGAFFSRTLRHVRKTPDRPRGDSKDLSPPPPPISPIIKNAISLPRLDVELLNGGSPTKTLFSSPAKTQDETTFSYGLESGFVTLPRLSRSERQQSSGSTSCSPDVHCVSMIDATDAIQSVSSAPNLTLDPDLIRPASLTSLTSLTSFTFDLGPSLMSEVFGLIDSPKIHLESSHTWEELEPSFAYGGSEMDSATISLVDSLLRDDCGSRKSPYGLDWTEEDEEAEARMKESMNGQVSPKELATSLVGYPARERLGMESGGVQSATDVLAQHYELGELLKGQLPKMNVVEEILTNHLKIKPSSYSYTDEEEEIKV; from the exons ATGAATCTGGGAGGAAAGCTGTCTGGTCTGAAGGGCCTGGTCTCCCAGTCTCAGGGGAAACGACGGTTCAAAGGTGACCTGACCCTGGACATGATCAGCCCTCCGCTCGGTGACTTCCGTCACACCATGCATGTCGGCCGCGGCGGGGATGTGTTTGGAGACACCTCCTTCCTTAGCAACCACGGTGGAACAGCCAATGGAAATGGAGACACGGATTCAATGACGTCGCCCGACAATAAAATTGGGGCGTTCTTCTCCAGGACCCTCCGACACGTTAGGAAGACCCCCGATAGGCCACGGGGGGATTCTAAGGACCtctcccccccgcctccccctatTTCCCCCATCATCAAGAACGccatctccctcccccgctTGGATGTGGAGCTGTTGAATGGGGGATCACCAACCAAAACACTCTTCTCCAGCCCTGCAAAGACACAAGACGAGACCACGTTCTCCTATG GTCTGGAGTCTGGCTTTGTCACTCTACCCCGCCTTTCCCGGTCAGAACGGCAACAGTCCTCAGGTTCTACTTCCTGTTCTCCAGACGTCCACTGTGTCTCAATGATTGATGCCACAGATGCCATCCAGTCAGTGAGCTCTGCCCCAAATTTGACACTGGACCCTGACTTGATCCGACCTGCTTCCCTGACCTCACTCACCTCACTCACCTCCTTCACGTTCGACCTCGGGCCATCCCTCATGAGCGAGGTCTTTGGCTTGATTGACAGCCCCAAGATCCACCTGGAGTCAAGCCACACCTGGGAGGAGCTAGAGCCTAGCTTTGCCTATGGGGGCTCAGAGATGGACTCTGCAACCATCTCATTGGTGGATTCACTGTTGAGGGATGACTGTGGCAGCAGGAAAAGTCCATATGGGCTAGACTGGACGGAAGAAGATGAAGAAGCGGAGGCCAGGATGAAAGAGTCAATGAACGGTCAAGTGTCCCCTAAAGAGCTTGCCACCAGCCTGGTGGGGTATCCAgccagggagaggctggggatggaGAGTGGAGGGGTTCAGAGTGCTACAGATGTACTGGCACAGCATTATGAGCTTGGGGAGCTCCTAAAGGGACAGCTGCCAAAGATGAATGTGGTAGAAGAAATACTAACCAACCATCTCAAGATAAAACCCTCATCTTACAGCTATacagatgaggaagaggagattaAAGTGTAA